The following is a genomic window from Chryseobacterium sp. StRB126.
ATGAACTTTCCTTTTTGTTTTAATTTGAAAATGGTGCTTAACCCCTGAAAAATACCATCTATAAAATTGACAATTTTTCCTAAAAACGGAACATCCGCCAATCTCTTTTTAAAGGCAAAAAATAAAACTGTACCTCCTATTAATATAGCAAGAACAAGCAAAATTTTGTTAGGATTGATATTCACTCCTGAATTTTCATAGAATGATACAATTGCTTCATATTTAAACAATAATGTCAGTCCAAGGAAAGCAAGCATGCATATTAGGTCTACTACTCTTTCCAGGATAATTGTTCCGAAGGATTTGTCTACAGGTACTTTTTCTACTCCATACAAAGCTGTAGCTCGCGCCACTTCACCACTTCTAGGAATAGTAAGATTCATAAGATATCCAAATGAAATAGACCAAAGTGAATTGGAGTTTGAAATTCTATGTCCCATCGGTTCCAGCATCAGATTCCAGCGAATCGCCCTGAACCAATAAGCCAAAAGGCCAAATACAGACGCAAATAATACCCAAAGATAGTTGGCCTTAGCCAATGACTGTTGAATCACTTTAAAATCAAGCCCACGTAAGGCAAGCCATAAAAAAAAGCCTGCAAAAGCAAGCGATATTACTATTGTAATGATTGATTTTAAAGGACTTTTTGATGTTTTCTCCATGAATTACGTAAGAAGGTTTGTTTTTTCATCCGGGAAAACGATCTTCGGCTGGAAGTCTTTTGCTTCTTCAGGCGTCATCTGTGCATAGGCAATAATGATGATGATATCATCCCTTTGTACCTTTCTTGCAGCTGGCCCATTAAGGCATACTTCTCCGGATTTTCTTTTCCCTTTGATAACATACGTATCAAAACGTTCTCCATTATTTACATTGACGATATAAACCCTTTCTCCTACTACCAATCCGGCAGCTTCAATAAGGTCTTCATCTATTGTTATACTTCCTATATAATTAAGGTCTGAGGCTGTTACTCTTACCCTATGGATCTTGGACTTGAAAACTTCTATTAACATGCTGCAAATTTATTAATAAAAATTAATAAAACAGACCTTCACTACCATTAAAAAATGCCCATAAACAATGGGGTTTAATTTTGTAAAACACAACAAAAGAGACGATTAATTATATTATTAACAATTATATTCTTAAAAACATCAATACTTTATACACAATTTAGGATTTAATAAATACAGGAAATAATATTAACTTTTTGCTAAAGTCAATAAACATAAGCATTTGGCATGATTTTAGTAACCC
Proteins encoded in this region:
- a CDS encoding lysylphosphatidylglycerol synthase transmembrane domain-containing protein; its protein translation is MEKTSKSPLKSIITIVISLAFAGFFLWLALRGLDFKVIQQSLAKANYLWVLFASVFGLLAYWFRAIRWNLMLEPMGHRISNSNSLWSISFGYLMNLTIPRSGEVARATALYGVEKVPVDKSFGTIILERVVDLICMLAFLGLTLLFKYEAIVSFYENSGVNINPNKILLVLAILIGGTVLFFAFKKRLADVPFLGKIVNFIDGIFQGLSTIFKLKQKGKFILYTLGIWISYYFAAYLVCFALPETSAFTFADGFFIIVVGTMGMIIPASGGIGAYNLAMKYGFMALFISVGKSADLGGEMGLTYSFISLPLQIVIMLVMGLVSIPMLAKARNEVASKKEF
- the panD gene encoding aspartate 1-decarboxylase translates to MLIEVFKSKIHRVRVTASDLNYIGSITIDEDLIEAAGLVVGERVYIVNVNNGERFDTYVIKGKRKSGEVCLNGPAARKVQRDDIIIIIAYAQMTPEEAKDFQPKIVFPDEKTNLLT